A window of the Verminephrobacter eiseniae EF01-2 genome harbors these coding sequences:
- a CDS encoding isocitrate/isopropylmalate dehydrogenase family protein, with product MKIVVLPGDGIGPEIMAVAVRVLEAASKRFQLDLEIGHDIAGHASLQRHGATVTPALLEKVKAADGLMLGPMATYDFKDEAKGEINPSKFFRKELDLYANIRPARTFPGMAHRVGEFNLAVVRENTEGFYADRNIESGSSEMLITPDTVISLRRITRLCCERIARSAFDLARTRARHVSIVHKANVLKIGDGMFVDICRQVAREFPQVRVDDFIVDAMMAHVVRAPQRFDVIVTTNMFGDILSDLTAELSGSLGLGGSLNAGKDHAMGQAVHGSAPDIAGRNIANPYSLILSAGQLLGWHGQRKNLPAFALAARAIDETATAALQAREGTRDAGGELGTAEAGQSFVRRLLEGRCR from the coding sequence ATGAAAATCGTCGTTCTTCCCGGCGATGGCATCGGCCCCGAGATCATGGCCGTCGCGGTCCGGGTGCTCGAAGCCGCATCGAAACGCTTCCAGCTCGACCTGGAGATCGGCCATGACATCGCCGGCCACGCAAGCCTGCAGCGGCATGGCGCCACCGTGACGCCGGCCCTGTTGGAGAAGGTCAAAGCCGCCGACGGGCTGATGCTTGGCCCCATGGCCACCTACGATTTCAAGGACGAGGCCAAAGGCGAGATCAATCCGTCGAAGTTCTTTCGCAAGGAACTGGATCTCTACGCCAACATCCGGCCGGCGCGAACCTTTCCGGGCATGGCCCATCGCGTGGGCGAATTCAACCTCGCCGTGGTGCGCGAGAACACCGAAGGCTTCTACGCCGACCGCAACATCGAGTCCGGCTCCAGCGAAATGCTCATCACGCCGGACACCGTCATCTCGCTGCGCCGAATCACGCGCCTGTGCTGCGAGCGCATCGCGCGCTCGGCCTTCGATCTGGCCAGGACACGCGCCAGGCATGTGAGCATCGTGCACAAGGCCAATGTGCTGAAGATCGGCGACGGCATGTTCGTCGACATCTGCCGCCAGGTGGCGCGGGAATTTCCGCAGGTGAGGGTCGATGACTTCATCGTCGACGCGATGATGGCGCATGTGGTGCGCGCGCCGCAACGCTTCGACGTGATCGTCACGACCAACATGTTCGGCGACATCTTGTCAGACCTCACGGCCGAGCTGTCCGGGAGTCTCGGGCTGGGCGGTTCGCTGAATGCCGGCAAAGACCACGCCATGGGGCAGGCGGTGCACGGGTCTGCGCCGGACATTGCCGGGCGCAACATCGCGAATCCATACTCGCTCATCCTGTCTGCCGGCCAGTTGCTCGGCTGGCACGGACAGCGCAAGAACCTGCCGGCCTTTGCGCTGGCAGCCAGGGCCATCGACGAGACGGCGACGGCGGCGCTACAGGCGCGCGAAGGAACGCGCGATGCCGGCGGCGAGTTGGGCACCGCCGAAGCCGGGCAGTCCTTCGTGCGGCGCCTGCTGGAGGGCCGGTGCCGATGA
- a CDS encoding tripartite tricarboxylate transporter substrate binding protein: MKISLCGALIAAMALPPLAVAVAAQPVYPSRPITMIVPFSAGGGTDSIARDMARNMADRLGQPVVIDNRGGAGGAIGADMVAKAKPDGYTVLFATSSFATNAAITVDLPYDAVKSFTPVAMIGRGPLLVVASPQLGVKRMADVIAVAKTRPGGLNFCSAGNGSINHLAGEMLRQKAGLQMTHVPFKGSSPATVELLSGRVDLFFSTVPTILPFVRDGKLPVLAVTSAQRSPLFPGVPTMAEAGIASFDVSTWWGVLAPAKTPAAIVEALNRAINDAAAAEPVKGRLVSEGADPVQLTPAAFGQELGKELALWRAVARHLGMPLR, from the coding sequence ATGAAAATTTCCCTGTGCGGCGCGCTCATCGCGGCGATGGCCCTGCCGCCTCTGGCGGTGGCGGTGGCGGCGCAACCCGTTTACCCGAGCCGGCCGATCACCATGATCGTTCCCTTCTCCGCCGGTGGCGGCACCGACAGCATTGCGCGCGACATGGCCAGGAACATGGCCGATCGCCTGGGGCAGCCGGTCGTCATCGACAACCGCGGCGGGGCGGGCGGCGCCATCGGCGCAGACATGGTCGCCAAGGCCAAGCCGGACGGGTACACGGTGTTATTCGCCACCTCCAGTTTCGCCACGAACGCCGCCATCACGGTCGATCTGCCCTATGACGCCGTCAAGTCTTTCACCCCTGTCGCGATGATAGGCCGTGGGCCTTTGCTGGTGGTCGCGTCCCCGCAGCTCGGCGTCAAGCGCATGGCGGATGTGATCGCGGTCGCGAAGACCCGCCCCGGAGGACTCAATTTCTGTTCTGCGGGCAATGGCAGCATCAATCATCTGGCCGGTGAGATGTTGCGCCAGAAAGCGGGCTTGCAGATGACGCATGTTCCATTCAAGGGCAGCAGCCCGGCCACTGTCGAGTTGCTGTCGGGACGGGTCGATCTGTTCTTCTCCACCGTGCCGACCATCCTGCCGTTCGTGCGCGACGGCAAGCTCCCGGTGCTGGCGGTGACCAGCGCGCAGCGCTCGCCGCTGTTCCCCGGCGTGCCCACGATGGCCGAGGCGGGCATCGCCAGCTTCGATGTCAGCACATGGTGGGGTGTGCTCGCGCCGGCGAAGACGCCCGCAGCCATTGTCGAGGCGCTCAACCGCGCCATCAACGATGCGGCGGCGGCGGAGCCGGTGAAGGGGCGTCTGGTGAGCGAAGGCGCAGACCCCGTGCAGCTCACGCCGGCCGCGTTTGGCCAGGAACTGGGCAAGGAACTCGCGCTCTGGCGCGCGGTGGCCCGCCATCTCGGCATGCCATTGCGTTAA
- a CDS encoding LysR family transcriptional regulator, with translation MNFDLSDMRAFVAVADLGSFRAAAQTLHISQPALSRRVEKLEQAMGFRLFERTTRKVELSAIGRSFVPKARHVLSELENALLGMTDMSDRLRGQVTVACVPSSVPHLLAGAVEAFQRKFPRIRVRLIDETATEILLAVVRSEADFGVSYWGAQEPDLEFQGLVQEPFVLACLPGHPLARKRRVKWAELAQHDCVTLPPGTGNRMLIDQALSTVAYPPRWTCEARHVPALLSLIEAGVGVGAVPRFAIRGGQGATLASVRLVEPEVTRTIGVIKRRARPLMPAAQAFHDLLVAAHRASSAQARPLP, from the coding sequence ATGAATTTCGATCTCTCGGATATGCGTGCCTTTGTCGCGGTGGCGGACCTCGGCAGCTTTCGGGCCGCAGCGCAAACGCTGCATATCTCGCAGCCTGCGCTCTCGCGCCGGGTCGAAAAGTTGGAGCAGGCAATGGGTTTCCGGCTTTTCGAGCGCACGACACGCAAAGTCGAACTCAGCGCGATAGGGCGCAGCTTCGTTCCGAAGGCCCGACATGTGCTCAGCGAACTCGAGAACGCCCTTCTCGGCATGACCGATATGTCAGACCGACTGCGCGGGCAGGTCACTGTGGCCTGCGTGCCTTCGTCCGTGCCCCACTTGCTGGCCGGAGCGGTCGAGGCTTTTCAGCGCAAATTTCCACGCATCCGGGTGCGCCTCATTGACGAAACGGCCACTGAGATCCTGCTGGCCGTGGTGCGCTCGGAGGCAGACTTCGGTGTCAGTTACTGGGGAGCGCAGGAGCCCGACCTGGAGTTCCAGGGGCTGGTGCAGGAGCCCTTTGTCCTCGCCTGCCTGCCAGGCCATCCGCTGGCGCGCAAGCGCCGCGTCAAATGGGCCGAGTTGGCGCAGCATGACTGCGTGACGCTGCCGCCCGGCACCGGAAATCGCATGCTGATCGACCAGGCGCTTTCGACGGTCGCGTACCCCCCTCGCTGGACGTGCGAAGCGCGCCATGTGCCGGCGTTGCTGAGCCTGATCGAAGCGGGTGTCGGCGTGGGCGCCGTGCCGCGTTTCGCGATACGCGGCGGCCAGGGTGCAACGCTGGCGAGCGTCCGGCTGGTCGAGCCCGAGGTCACGCGAACCATCGGCGTGATCAAGCGCCGCGCACGGCCCTTGATGCCGGCGGCCCAGGCATTTCACGATTTGCTGGTCGCAGCTCATCGGGCGTCGAGCGCGCAGGCACGGCCGCTTCCATGA
- a CDS encoding sensor histidine kinase, whose translation MRSPPILSTRPASPDAAPDPAREAPAPPAPRLPPGRTLVFDACHIGVVLRAVLFVELVIGVDAMFDAHSPAQWLTNLALLTGGALPATLVWLIAACSLKTVLERLNTALQYAAGLLLGALAGAYACAMLALAGVTTARPWLASAATGALLAALLVTALVLRARGRTPAATTARLVELQSRIRPHFLFNTLNSAIALVRAEPAKAEALLENLSELFRHALAEQGESVTLAEELCLARRYLAIEEVRFGQRLQVKWSLDPRSDAARLPPLLLQPLVENAVRHGVEPSPNGGRLHVLTALRGSRVLVRITNTLPPKEGKNAKGHGIALANVRARLALLHDVQGEFSAGVQGDLYQVRITLPAPKTANATAAAAKTPARPAKTATRVL comes from the coding sequence ATGCGAAGCCCGCCCATTTTATCGACACGCCCCGCGTCACCGGATGCCGCCCCGGACCCCGCGCGCGAGGCGCCGGCGCCCCCGGCTCCCCGGCTCCCCCCGGGGCGGACGCTGGTATTCGACGCCTGCCATATCGGCGTCGTGCTGCGGGCCGTGTTGTTCGTGGAACTGGTCATTGGCGTCGATGCCATGTTCGATGCCCACAGCCCGGCGCAGTGGCTGACCAACCTGGCGCTGCTGACCGGCGGCGCGCTACCCGCCACGCTGGTGTGGCTGATCGCCGCCTGTAGCCTCAAAACCGTGCTGGAGCGCCTGAACACAGCGCTGCAATACGCCGCCGGCCTGTTGCTCGGGGCCTTGGCAGGCGCCTATGCCTGCGCCATGCTGGCGTTGGCCGGCGTAACGACGGCGCGCCCCTGGCTGGCCAGCGCTGCCACCGGGGCGCTGCTGGCGGCCCTGCTGGTGACGGCGCTGGTGCTGCGCGCGCGTGGCCGCACGCCGGCGGCCACCACGGCGCGCCTGGTCGAACTGCAATCGCGCATCCGCCCGCACTTTTTGTTCAACACGCTCAACAGCGCCATTGCGCTGGTGCGTGCAGAGCCGGCCAAGGCCGAAGCGCTGCTGGAAAACCTGAGCGAGCTGTTCCGCCATGCGTTGGCGGAACAGGGCGAATCGGTCACCCTGGCCGAAGAGCTCTGTCTGGCGCGCCGCTACCTGGCCATCGAGGAGGTGCGCTTTGGCCAGCGCCTGCAAGTGAAATGGAGCCTGGACCCGCGCAGCGACGCCGCCCGCCTGCCTCCGCTGCTGCTGCAACCGCTGGTGGAAAACGCCGTCAGGCATGGTGTCGAGCCCAGCCCGAACGGCGGCCGGCTGCATGTGCTGACAGCGCTGCGCGGCAGCCGCGTGCTGGTGCGCATCACCAACACCCTGCCGCCCAAGGAAGGCAAGAACGCCAAGGGCCATGGCATCGCGCTGGCCAATGTGCGCGCCCGGCTGGCGCTGCTGCACGATGTGCAAGGCGAATTCAGCGCCGGCGTGCAAGGCGATCTGTACCAGGTCCGCATCACCCTGCCGGCCCCGAAAACGGCCAACGCCACGGCCGCTGCGGCAAAGACCCCGGCACGACCTGCGAAAACCGCAACCCGGGTTTTGTGA
- the argH gene encoding argininosuccinate lyase → MSKTPHAQNQFDAKAQAWSALFDEPMSDLVKRYTASVSFDQRLWQADIAGSLAHAEMLAAQGLISEEDLASIERGMAQISAEIGSGRFVWKLDLEDLHLNIEARLIALVGDAGKRLHTGRSRNDQVATDMRLWLRGEIDLIDGLLRALQLALVEVAEQHVALILPGFTHLQVAQPVSFGHHLLAYVEMFARDAERMAEVRRRVNMLPLGCAALAGTSYPLDRERVARTLGMVDADGAPRLCQNSLDAVSDRDFAIEFSAAASLCMVHVSRLSEELILWMSQNYGFIRIADRFTTGSSIMPQKKNPDVPELARGKTGRVVGHLMGLITLMKGQPLAYNKDNQEDKEPLFDTVDTLKDTLRIFADMLAGQIDPATGNKEGGISVNAPAMEQAALKGYATATDLADYLVRKGLPFRDAHETVAQAVKAASTHACDLSELPLAVLQGFHPQIEKDVYQVLSLRGSLDARNTLGGTAPAQVRAQLARHRARLA, encoded by the coding sequence ATGTCCAAAACTCCCCACGCCCAGAACCAATTCGACGCCAAGGCCCAGGCCTGGTCCGCGCTGTTCGACGAACCCATGAGCGATCTGGTCAAGCGCTACACCGCCAGTGTGTCCTTCGACCAGCGCCTGTGGCAGGCCGATATCGCAGGCAGCCTGGCGCATGCCGAAATGCTCGCCGCCCAGGGGCTGATCTCTGAAGAAGACCTTGCCAGCATCGAGCGCGGCATGGCACAGATCAGCGCCGAGATCGGCTCCGGCCGGTTTGTCTGGAAGCTCGATCTGGAAGACCTGCACCTGAATATCGAGGCGCGCCTGATCGCGCTGGTGGGCGACGCCGGCAAGCGTTTGCACACCGGCCGCAGCCGCAACGACCAGGTGGCCACCGACATGCGGCTGTGGCTGCGCGGCGAGATCGATCTGATCGACGGGCTGCTCCGGGCGCTGCAACTGGCGCTGGTCGAGGTGGCCGAGCAACATGTCGCGCTGATCCTGCCCGGCTTCACCCACTTGCAGGTGGCCCAGCCGGTGAGCTTTGGCCACCATCTGCTGGCCTACGTGGAGATGTTTGCCCGCGATGCCGAGCGCATGGCCGAGGTGCGCCGGCGCGTGAACATGCTGCCGTTGGGCTGCGCGGCGCTGGCCGGCACCAGCTATCCGCTGGACCGCGAACGGGTGGCGCGCACGCTGGGCATGGTGGATGCGGACGGCGCGCCGAGGCTGTGCCAGAACAGTCTGGACGCGGTCAGCGACCGCGACTTCGCCATCGAGTTCAGCGCCGCCGCCAGCCTGTGCATGGTGCATGTGAGCCGCCTGTCGGAGGAGTTGATCCTCTGGATGAGCCAGAACTACGGGTTCATCCGTATCGCCGACCGTTTCACCACCGGCTCGTCGATCATGCCGCAGAAAAAGAACCCCGATGTGCCCGAACTGGCGCGTGGCAAGACCGGGCGCGTGGTGGGCCACCTGATGGGCCTGATCACGCTGATGAAGGGCCAGCCGCTGGCCTACAACAAGGACAACCAGGAAGACAAAGAGCCGCTGTTCGATACCGTCGACACGTTGAAAGACACGCTGCGCATCTTTGCCGACATGCTGGCCGGTCAGATCGATCCCGCCACCGGCAACAAGGAAGGCGGCATCAGCGTCAATGCCCCGGCGATGGAGCAGGCCGCGCTCAAGGGCTATGCCACGGCCACCGACCTGGCCGACTACCTGGTCAGAAAGGGCCTGCCGTTTCGCGATGCGCATGAAACCGTGGCCCAGGCCGTCAAGGCCGCCAGCACCCATGCCTGCGACCTGTCGGAGTTGCCGCTGGCCGTGCTGCAGGGCTTTCATCCGCAGATCGAAAAAGATGTGTACCAGGTGCTGAGCCTGCGTGGCTCGCTGGACGCACGCAACACCTTGGGGGGCACAGCGCCGGCGCAGGTGCGCGCCCAGTTGGCCCGGCACCGGGCGCGCCTGGCCTGA